One genomic segment of Roseovarius carneus includes these proteins:
- a CDS encoding LysR family transcriptional regulator, with the protein MHIEFRHLRTIRAIHYAGGLAKAADLLHITQSALSHQIKGLEDQAGVELFVRRSKPMTLSAAGHRLLRVAERVLPEIEALEAEFEGVREGSSGRMHIAIECHACFEWLFPVLEEFRKPWAEVDVDIRPGLAFDALPALQKEEVDLVVSSDPEDLPGISFKPLFDYEPVCLVARSHPLASKTHVVAEDFRGETLITYPVDRSRLDVFTELLTPAKVEPRSIRKVELTAVILMLVGAGRGIAVLPDWVVRALRRSDDYVVLKVTETGLTKRLYAAIREDDAAKPYMAHLLKLAREIPMRLQRGLPPL; encoded by the coding sequence ATGCATATCGAGTTTCGCCATCTGCGCACGATCCGGGCCATTCATTATGCAGGCGGGCTGGCCAAGGCCGCGGACCTGCTGCACATCACGCAATCTGCGCTGAGTCATCAGATCAAGGGGTTGGAGGATCAGGCGGGGGTCGAGCTTTTTGTGCGCCGCTCGAAGCCGATGACGCTCTCGGCGGCGGGACACCGGCTTTTGCGTGTGGCCGAGCGGGTTTTGCCGGAGATCGAGGCGCTGGAGGCGGAGTTCGAGGGCGTACGCGAAGGTAGCAGCGGGCGGATGCATATCGCGATTGAGTGTCATGCCTGCTTTGAGTGGCTTTTTCCGGTGCTGGAGGAGTTTCGCAAGCCCTGGGCCGAGGTGGATGTGGATATCCGCCCCGGTCTGGCCTTCGATGCGCTGCCTGCGCTGCAAAAGGAAGAGGTGGATCTTGTTGTGTCCTCTGATCCTGAGGACCTGCCGGGGATCAGCTTCAAGCCGCTTTTTGATTATGAGCCGGTGTGCCTTGTTGCGCGCAGCCATCCGCTTGCCTCCAAAACCCATGTGGTGGCCGAGGATTTTCGCGGTGAGACGCTCATTACCTATCCGGTGGACCGCTCCCGCCTTGATGTGTTCACTGAGCTTTTGACCCCCGCCAAGGTAGAGCCACGGAGCATTCGCAAAGTGGAGCTGACGGCGGTGATCTTGATGCTGGTGGGGGCCGGGCGGGGGATTGCCGTGCTGCCCGATTGGGTCGTGCGGGCGTTGCGGCGCAGCGACGATTACGTGGTGCTGAAAGTGACGGAAACGGGCCTGACAAAGCGGCTCTATGCGGCGATCCGCGAAGATGACGCGGCCAAGCCTTATATGGCGCATCTTTTGAAGCTGGCGCGGGAGATCCCTATGCGCCTCCAACGGGGGCTGCCGCCGCTTTGA
- a CDS encoding HD domain-containing protein, whose translation MDRVSFTKMKDGTKEDYDFLTEHETEYTKGTAHRLLTAMVDLNKGLSGYQVTRLGHSLQSATRAWRDRADTDWVVAALLHDIGDIYAPYNHDEYAASILKPFVREQCTWCVQTHGDFQMVYYAHHVGADPEKRSKHKGSPYFDDCAAFCERWDQASFDPAYDTLPLEFFAPMVEEVFARKPYDPAVIRTGAREPLTGTSRS comes from the coding sequence ATGGACCGCGTCAGCTTTACCAAGATGAAAGACGGCACCAAGGAAGATTACGACTTCCTGACCGAGCATGAGACCGAATACACCAAAGGCACAGCCCACAGGCTGCTGACGGCAATGGTCGATCTCAACAAGGGCCTCTCGGGCTACCAGGTGACACGGCTGGGCCACAGCCTGCAATCGGCCACCCGCGCATGGCGCGACAGGGCCGATACGGATTGGGTCGTGGCGGCCCTCCTGCACGATATCGGCGATATTTATGCACCCTACAATCACGATGAATATGCGGCCTCGATCCTCAAGCCATTCGTGCGCGAGCAATGCACATGGTGCGTGCAGACCCATGGCGACTTTCAAATGGTCTACTATGCCCATCATGTCGGCGCCGACCCCGAAAAGCGCAGCAAACACAAAGGCAGCCCCTATTTTGACGATTGCGCGGCCTTTTGCGAGCGCTGGGATCAGGCGAGCTTTGATCCGGCCTATGACACCCTGCCTCTGGAATTCTTTGCGCCCATGGTGGAGGAGGTCTTCGCGCGCAAGCCCTATGACCCGGCCGTGATCCGAACTGGTGCGCGCGAGCCTTTGACGGGCACGTCCCGCAGCTAA
- a CDS encoding valine--tRNA ligase, with protein sequence MGLDKTFDAHGAEARLYDAWEKAGCFTAGAHAKPGAPAFSIMIPPPNVTGVLHMGHAFNNTLQDILIRWKRMQGFDTLWQPGTDHAGIATQMVVERMLAETGQKGRAELGREKFLEKVWEWKEQSGGTIVEQLKRLGASCDWSRTAFTMAGAAGDTRTGHENSANFHDAVIRVFVDMYNKGLIYRGKRLVNWDPHFETAISDLEVENIEVAGHMWHFKYPLAGGATYEYVETDEDGNVTLRETRDYISIATTRPETMLGDGAVAVHPDDARYASIVGMLCEIPVGPKEHRRLIPIITDEYPDPDFGSGAVKITGAHDFNDYQVAKRGGIPMYNLMDTRGAMRSDGKPYAEEAAVAQAIANGAQEFDEAMIAAMNLVPEEYRGLDRFEARARVVADITAEGLAVMVPNPEWEAADDEGKVGLNPTLPLVESKPIMQPFGDRSKVVIEPMLTDQWFVDTDQIVEPALEAVRSGEVRIMPESDRKVYFHWLENIEPWCISRQLWWGHQIPVWYGPTVVQEGSVGYHLTYNPPKYFCADCQTKAVAMAQDYYGQDVAVELSKFDNLAAAEGNQKKANPTAFSVGSTNHMKLEKVSLSRDPDVLDTWFSSGLWPIGTLGWTGDAEQDAQNHALQKYFPTSTLVTGQDILFFWVARMMMMQLAVVDKVPFDTVYLHGLVRDAKGKKMSKSTGNVVDPLEIIDEYGADALRFTNAAMASLGGVLKLDMQRIAGYRNFGTKLWNAARFAEMNGAAGLPSTGIPAPEAALNKWIIGETAKVRMAVDEALEAYRFNDAASALYVFVWGKVCDWYVEFSKPLLLDGAEDVKRETQETMSWVIDQCLMLLHPMMPFITEELWGTLGSRDAMLAVSDWPDYGADLVDADADREINWVIALIDAVRSARAQMHVPAGLKIPMVVTDLDAAGRAAWDRNEAMIKRLTRVESLERVERFPKGCATVAVEGGSFGLPLADIIDIDEEKARLEKTLGKLEKELGGLRGRLNNPKFVASAPDEVVAEARENLALREEEEAKLREAVTRLAELG encoded by the coding sequence ATGGGACTGGACAAGACATTCGATGCGCACGGCGCCGAGGCCCGCCTTTATGACGCTTGGGAAAAGGCCGGCTGCTTCACCGCAGGCGCCCATGCCAAGCCGGGGGCGCCCGCGTTTTCGATCATGATCCCGCCGCCCAATGTAACGGGTGTTTTGCACATGGGCCATGCGTTCAACAACACGCTTCAGGATATCCTGATCCGCTGGAAACGGATGCAGGGCTTCGACACGCTCTGGCAGCCCGGCACGGACCATGCAGGCATCGCCACACAGATGGTGGTGGAGCGGATGCTGGCTGAGACCGGACAAAAGGGCCGCGCCGAGCTGGGCCGCGAGAAGTTTCTGGAGAAAGTCTGGGAATGGAAAGAGCAATCGGGCGGCACGATTGTGGAGCAATTGAAGCGCCTTGGCGCGTCCTGTGATTGGTCGCGCACGGCGTTCACTATGGCGGGCGCTGCGGGCGACACGCGCACGGGGCATGAAAACTCAGCCAATTTCCACGATGCGGTGATCCGCGTCTTTGTGGATATGTATAACAAGGGCCTGATCTATCGCGGCAAGCGGCTGGTCAACTGGGACCCGCATTTCGAGACGGCAATCTCCGATCTGGAGGTCGAAAATATCGAGGTGGCGGGCCATATGTGGCACTTTAAATACCCCCTCGCGGGCGGGGCCACATATGAGTATGTCGAGACCGACGAGGACGGTAACGTCACCCTGCGCGAGACGCGCGATTATATCTCCATCGCCACCACAAGGCCCGAGACGATGCTGGGCGATGGCGCGGTGGCCGTACACCCGGATGATGCGCGCTATGCCTCCATCGTGGGCATGCTTTGCGAGATTCCGGTAGGCCCCAAGGAGCACCGCCGCCTGATCCCAATCATCACCGATGAGTATCCCGACCCTGATTTCGGCTCGGGCGCAGTGAAGATCACCGGGGCGCATGATTTCAACGACTACCAAGTCGCCAAACGCGGCGGCATCCCGATGTATAACCTCATGGACACGCGCGGCGCGATGCGTAGTGACGGCAAGCCCTACGCCGAGGAAGCCGCCGTGGCCCAAGCCATCGCAAATGGCGCGCAGGAGTTTGACGAGGCGATGATTGCCGCGATGAACCTTGTGCCAGAAGAATATCGCGGGCTGGACCGGTTCGAGGCACGCGCGCGCGTCGTGGCCGATATCACCGCCGAGGGGCTGGCCGTGATGGTGCCGAACCCGGAATGGGAGGCTGCTGATGACGAGGGTAAGGTGGGGTTGAACCCCACCCTACCGCTGGTCGAGAGCAAGCCGATCATGCAGCCCTTTGGGGACCGCTCGAAGGTTGTAATAGAGCCGATGCTGACCGATCAGTGGTTCGTGGATACCGATCAGATCGTGGAGCCCGCGCTGGAGGCCGTCCGCTCGGGTGAGGTGCGGATCATGCCCGAAAGCGATCGCAAAGTGTATTTCCACTGGCTTGAGAATATCGAGCCATGGTGCATTTCACGCCAGCTGTGGTGGGGGCACCAGATACCAGTTTGGTATGGGCCAACGGTTGTTCAAGAAGGCAGTGTTGGCTACCACCTAACTTACAATCCTCCAAAATATTTCTGCGCTGATTGCCAAACTAAGGCTGTAGCAATGGCCCAAGACTATTATGGTCAAGATGTGGCTGTGGAATTGAGCAAATTTGACAATCTTGCAGCCGCCGAAGGTAATCAGAAAAAAGCTAACCCAACGGCTTTCAGCGTAGGGTCAACCAATCATATGAAACTGGAAAAGGTTTCTCTGTCCCGCGACCCCGACGTTCTCGACACATGGTTCTCCTCGGGCCTCTGGCCGATCGGCACGCTGGGATGGACCGGGGACGCTGAGCAGGACGCCCAAAACCACGCGCTGCAAAAATACTTCCCGACCTCCACACTGGTCACCGGGCAGGACATCCTGTTTTTCTGGGTTGCGCGGATGATGATGATGCAGCTGGCTGTGGTGGATAAGGTGCCGTTTGATACGGTCTACCTGCACGGCCTTGTGCGCGACGCCAAGGGCAAGAAGATGTCCAAATCGACCGGCAATGTGGTCGACCCATTGGAGATCATTGACGAATACGGCGCGGATGCGCTGCGCTTTACCAATGCCGCCATGGCCTCGCTCGGCGGGGTGCTGAAGCTGGATATGCAGCGGATCGCGGGCTATCGCAATTTCGGCACGAAGCTCTGGAATGCGGCGCGCTTTGCGGAGATGAACGGGGCCGCTGGCCTGCCTTCAACGGGCATTCCCGCGCCCGAGGCGGCGCTGAACAAGTGGATCATCGGCGAGACGGCCAAGGTGCGGATGGCCGTGGACGAGGCCCTTGAGGCCTACCGTTTCAACGATGCCGCCTCAGCGCTTTATGTCTTTGTCTGGGGCAAAGTCTGCGATTGGTATGTGGAGTTTTCCAAGCCTCTCCTGCTCGATGGTGCGGAGGATGTGAAGCGCGAGACGCAAGAAACGATGTCGTGGGTGATTGATCAGTGCCTGATGCTGCTGCACCCCATGATGCCCTTCATCACCGAAGAGCTTTGGGGCACGCTGGGATCGCGCGATGCGATGCTCGCGGTCAGCGATTGGCCCGACTATGGCGCGGACCTGGTGGACGCCGATGCCGACCGGGAGATCAACTGGGTGATCGCGCTCATTGACGCCGTCCGCTCCGCGCGCGCGCAGATGCATGTGCCGGCTGGGCTGAAAATCCCGATGGTGGTGACGGATCTGGACGCGGCGGGCCGCGCCGCATGGGACCGCAACGAGGCGATGATCAAGCGGCTGACGCGGGTCGAGAGCCTTGAGCGCGTCGAGCGTTTCCCCAAAGGCTGTGCCACTGTGGCGGTGGAGGGCGGCAGCTTTGGCCTGCCTCTGGCGGATATCATTGATATTGATGAGGAAAAGGCGCGGCTGGAGAAAACGCTCGGCAAGCTTGAGAAGGAGCTCGGTGGGCTGCGCGGGCGGCTCAACAACCCCAAATTCGTGGCCTCAGCGCCGGATGAGGTCGTGGCCGAAGCCCGCGAGAACCTCGCCCTTCGCGAAGAAGAAGAGGCCAAGCTGCGCGAGGCGGTGACGCGATTGGCGGAGTTGGGTTAG
- the metF gene encoding methylenetetrahydrofolate reductase [NAD(P)H] has translation MTTPAVSFEFFPPKTLEASFRLWDTVQTLAPLAPRFVSVTYGAGGTTRELTRDAVGTLNKHLGLPVAAHLTCVDASREETLAIAADFAKQGVREIVALRGDPPKGSTGFAPHPEGFANSCELISALAETGNFTIRVGAYPETHPEAASNMADIDWLKRKIDAGASEAITQFFFEADTFLRFRDRCAAAGITAPIIPGILPIENWTAARKFALSCGTHVPALLDDAFTKAARDGRSDLLAVAQGTELCSTLLDEGVDALHFYTLNRPELTRDICHALGLTPKAALRHVA, from the coding sequence ATGACCACCCCCGCCGTCTCCTTTGAGTTCTTTCCGCCCAAGACCCTTGAGGCGTCGTTCCGCCTCTGGGACACGGTGCAAACGCTGGCCCCCCTCGCGCCACGCTTCGTCTCCGTCACATATGGCGCGGGCGGCACCACGCGCGAACTGACCCGCGACGCGGTCGGCACGCTGAACAAGCATCTGGGCCTTCCCGTGGCCGCGCACCTCACCTGCGTCGATGCCAGCCGCGAAGAGACCCTCGCCATCGCCGCCGATTTCGCCAAACAAGGCGTGCGCGAGATTGTCGCCCTGCGCGGCGACCCGCCCAAAGGCTCAACCGGGTTCGCCCCGCATCCCGAAGGCTTCGCCAATAGCTGCGAGCTGATCTCAGCCCTTGCAGAAACCGGCAATTTCACGATCCGCGTCGGTGCCTACCCCGAGACCCACCCCGAAGCAGCCAGCAACATGGCCGATATTGACTGGCTCAAGCGCAAGATCGACGCAGGAGCTTCTGAGGCGATCACGCAATTCTTCTTCGAGGCCGACACTTTCCTGCGCTTTCGTGATCGCTGCGCGGCCGCAGGCATCACCGCACCCATCATCCCCGGCATCCTGCCAATCGAGAACTGGACCGCCGCGCGCAAATTCGCGCTGAGCTGCGGCACCCATGTGCCCGCCCTGCTCGACGACGCCTTTACCAAGGCCGCCCGCGACGGCCGCTCGGACCTGCTGGCCGTGGCCCAAGGCACCGAGCTTTGCAGCACCCTGCTGGACGAAGGCGTGGACGCGCTGCACTTCTACACGCTCAACCGCCCCGAGCTTACCCGCGACATCTGCCACGCCCTCGGCCTCACCCCCAAAGCCGCCTTGCGCCACGTCGCCTGA
- a CDS encoding pyridoxal phosphate-dependent aminotransferase codes for MTGPRYTPLVQTLPATVPFVGPEQQERTRGATFAARIGANENVFGPSPRAKAAMAATDIWKYGDPTSHDLRVALARRMGVEPSNIVVGEGIDGLLGYLVRLLVAPGDGAVTSDGAYPTFNYHVAGYGGVLHKVAYREDAEDLPALIAKAREVDAKLIYFANPDNPMGSWSSGRAIEAAIGDMPEGCLLLLDEAYVEFAPAEAVPVIAAQDPRVIRMRTFSKAYGMAGARVGYAVGAAALIQSFDKIRNHFGMNRAAQAGALAALEDQPWLEQVIADVAAARAEIARIAARCGLHALPSATNFVTVDCGADGEFARRVLADLVAQGLFVRMPFVAPQDRCIRVGCGTPAEMALFEAALPRALAVARGAAP; via the coding sequence ATGACTGGACCCCGCTATACCCCGCTGGTGCAAACCCTGCCTGCCACCGTGCCTTTTGTCGGCCCTGAGCAGCAAGAGCGCACGCGCGGTGCGACCTTTGCGGCGCGCATCGGGGCGAATGAGAATGTGTTTGGCCCCTCCCCCCGTGCAAAGGCCGCGATGGCGGCGACGGATATCTGGAAATACGGCGATCCTACAAGCCATGATTTGCGCGTGGCCTTGGCCCGGCGGATGGGTGTGGAGCCCTCAAATATCGTTGTGGGCGAAGGGATTGACGGGCTTTTGGGCTACCTCGTGCGGTTGTTGGTGGCGCCGGGGGATGGGGCGGTCACCTCGGACGGGGCGTATCCCACGTTCAACTACCATGTGGCGGGCTATGGCGGGGTGCTGCACAAGGTGGCTTACCGAGAGGATGCCGAGGATCTGCCCGCCTTGATTGCCAAGGCGCGGGAAGTAGATGCGAAGCTCATCTACTTCGCCAACCCGGACAACCCGATGGGAAGCTGGTCGAGCGGGCGTGCGATCGAGGCCGCGATCGGGGACATGCCCGAGGGGTGTTTGCTGCTGCTGGACGAGGCCTATGTGGAGTTTGCGCCCGCAGAGGCGGTGCCCGTTATCGCCGCGCAGGACCCCCGTGTGATCCGCATGCGCACCTTTTCCAAGGCCTATGGCATGGCCGGGGCGCGGGTTGGATATGCGGTTGGAGCGGCGGCGCTGATCCAGAGCTTTGACAAGATCCGCAACCATTTTGGGATGAACCGGGCGGCGCAAGCCGGGGCTCTGGCCGCTTTGGAGGATCAGCCGTGGTTGGAGCAGGTGATTGCGGATGTGGCCGCCGCGCGGGCCGAGATTGCGCGGATCGCCGCGCGTTGCGGGCTGCATGCGCTGCCGTCGGCCACGAATTTCGTGACAGTTGATTGCGGCGCGGACGGGGAATTTGCACGCCGAGTGCTCGCCGATCTGGTGGCACAGGGCCTCTTCGTGCGGATGCCGTTTGTGGCACCGCAAGACAGGTGTATCCGCGTCGGCTGTGGGACCCCGGCGGAGATGGCGCTGTTTGAGGCGGCCCTGCCCCGCGCCTTGGCCGTGGCACGCGGCGCAGCTCCCTAA